The following are encoded together in the Streptomyces sp. NBC_00358 genome:
- a CDS encoding NAD(P)H-dependent flavin oxidoreductase, whose protein sequence is METALTALVGVRHPIVQTGMGWVAGPRLVSATANAGALGILASATMTLDQLRDAVREVRSRTDRPFGVNLRADAGDAGDRVRIIVEEGVRVASFALAPSRELIASLKAAGVVVVPSVGARRHAEKVAAWGADAVIVQGGEGGGHTGEVATSVLLPQVVDAVDIPVVAAGGFFDGRGLVAALAYGASGIAMGTRFLLTSDSTVPDAVKARYLAATVKDVTVTRAVDGLPHRMLRSDLVDALERAGRTRALVQAVRRAAGFRRISGLSWSRVIRDGLAMKHGKDLSWSQVLLAANTPMLLKSSMVDGRTDLGVMASGQVAGVIEDLPSCAELVERVMAEAGAALRSLPADPLCTQSGVHSRHDRDAEHPRGPCATGRDPE, encoded by the coding sequence ATGGAGACCGCGCTGACGGCGCTCGTCGGTGTCCGGCACCCCATCGTGCAGACCGGTATGGGCTGGGTGGCGGGGCCCCGTCTGGTCTCGGCGACGGCGAACGCGGGCGCGCTGGGCATCCTGGCCTCCGCGACGATGACACTCGACCAGCTCCGCGACGCGGTGCGGGAGGTCAGGTCCCGTACGGACCGGCCCTTCGGTGTGAATCTGCGCGCCGACGCCGGGGACGCCGGCGACCGGGTGCGGATCATCGTGGAGGAGGGTGTGCGCGTCGCGTCGTTCGCGCTCGCGCCCTCCCGTGAGCTGATCGCCTCGCTGAAGGCGGCGGGCGTGGTCGTCGTGCCGTCCGTCGGTGCCCGGCGGCACGCCGAGAAGGTGGCGGCCTGGGGTGCCGACGCGGTGATCGTGCAGGGCGGGGAGGGCGGCGGGCACACCGGGGAGGTGGCGACGAGCGTGCTGCTGCCGCAGGTGGTGGACGCCGTGGACATCCCGGTGGTGGCGGCGGGTGGCTTCTTCGACGGGCGGGGGCTGGTGGCGGCGCTGGCCTACGGCGCGTCGGGCATCGCGATGGGCACGCGTTTCCTGCTGACCTCCGACTCGACCGTCCCCGACGCGGTGAAGGCGAGGTATCTGGCGGCGACGGTGAAGGACGTCACCGTGACGAGGGCCGTCGACGGGCTGCCGCACCGGATGCTGCGCAGTGACCTGGTCGACGCGCTGGAGCGGGCAGGCCGTACCAGGGCACTCGTCCAGGCCGTGCGCCGGGCGGCCGGGTTCCGGCGGATATCCGGCTTGTCCTGGTCCCGGGTGATCCGCGACGGCCTCGCCATGAAGCACGGCAAGGACCTGTCCTGGAGCCAGGTCCTGCTCGCCGCCAACACCCCGATGCTCCTCAAGTCGTCGATGGTGGACGGCCGGACGGACCTGGGGGTGATGGCGTCGGGCCAGGTCGCGGGGGTCATCGAGGATCTCCCGTCGTGCGCGGAACTGGTCGAGCGGGTGATGGCGGAGGCGGGGGCCGCTCTCCGCAGTCTTCCGGCGGATCCTTTGTGTACACAGTCCGGTGTACACTCACGCCATGACCGAGACGCTGAGCATCCGCGAGGCCCGTGCGCGACTGGCCGAGATCCTGAGTAA
- a CDS encoding CoA-transferase subunit beta, which yields MSAGRAEYCVIACAEAWRDDGEVLASPMGLIPSIGARLARHTFSPDLLLTDGEALLVGPDGTPEGWLPYRRHLTAVTGGRRHVMMGASQIDRFGNQNISCVGDWSRPRRQLLGVRGAPVNTLNNPTSYWIPKHSPRVFVERVDMVCGVGYDRAAAAGPSATRFHRLPRVVTDLAVLDFATPDHAMRLVSVHPGVTAEQVGEATGFELVIPDEVPFTREPTARELELIRTVLDPKGLRNREVPDPERAARDRGTPGRGVPGGPGGGGR from the coding sequence GTGAGCGCCGGCCGAGCCGAATACTGCGTGATCGCCTGTGCCGAGGCGTGGCGGGACGACGGCGAGGTGCTCGCCAGCCCCATGGGCCTGATCCCCTCCATCGGCGCCCGGCTGGCCCGGCACACCTTCTCGCCCGATCTGCTGCTGACCGACGGCGAGGCGCTGCTCGTCGGCCCGGACGGCACGCCGGAGGGCTGGCTGCCGTACCGCAGACATCTGACCGCGGTGACCGGCGGGCGGCGGCACGTGATGATGGGCGCGAGCCAGATCGACCGCTTCGGGAACCAGAACATCTCCTGCGTCGGCGACTGGTCCCGGCCCCGGCGCCAGCTCCTCGGCGTTCGTGGGGCCCCGGTCAACACCCTGAACAATCCGACCAGTTACTGGATCCCGAAGCACTCCCCGCGTGTCTTCGTGGAGCGGGTCGACATGGTGTGCGGGGTGGGGTACGACCGGGCCGCCGCCGCGGGTCCGAGCGCGACCCGCTTCCATCGGCTGCCCCGGGTGGTGACCGACCTCGCCGTCCTCGACTTCGCCACGCCCGACCATGCGATGCGGCTGGTGTCCGTGCATCCGGGTGTGACCGCCGAGCAGGTCGGGGAGGCGACCGGGTTCGAGCTGGTGATCCCGGACGAGGTGCCGTTCACCCGCGAACCGACGGCGCGGGAGCTGGAGTTGATCCGCACGGTGCTCGACCCGAAGGGCCTGCGGAACAGGGAGGTGCCCGATCCGGAGCGCGCCGCGCGGGACCGGGGCACACCCGGCAGGGGCGTCCCCGGTGGTCCGGGCGGGGGCGGGCGCTGA
- a CDS encoding CoA transferase subunit A, whose protein sequence is MSDKTMSARDVVGRLESGMTLGIGGWGSRRKPMALVRALLRSEITDLTVVAYGGPDVGLLAAAGRIRSLVTAFATLDSIPLEPHYRAARERGAFELTEVDEAMFMWGLHAAANRLPFLPVRAGLGSDVMRVNPGLRTVTSPYPDAATGVREELVAMPALRLDAALVHMNRADRLGNGQYLGPDPYFDDLFCEAADTAYVSCERIVDTAELTKEAAPQTLLLQRSSVTGVVEAPNGAHFTSCVPDYGRDEAFQQMYAATPYAAFAERFLGGDEPAYQSAVQAWRKERDQ, encoded by the coding sequence GTGAGCGACAAGACCATGTCGGCGCGGGACGTCGTCGGCAGGCTGGAGAGCGGGATGACCCTCGGCATCGGCGGCTGGGGCTCGCGCCGCAAGCCGATGGCCCTGGTGAGAGCGCTGCTCCGCTCCGAGATCACCGATCTCACCGTCGTCGCGTACGGCGGCCCGGACGTCGGCCTGCTCGCCGCCGCGGGACGGATCCGCTCCCTGGTCACCGCCTTCGCGACGCTCGACTCCATCCCGCTGGAACCGCACTACCGCGCGGCCCGCGAACGCGGCGCCTTCGAGCTGACGGAGGTGGACGAGGCGATGTTCATGTGGGGGCTGCACGCGGCGGCGAACCGGCTGCCGTTCCTGCCGGTGCGCGCCGGGCTCGGCTCGGACGTGATGCGGGTCAACCCGGGCCTGCGGACGGTCACTTCGCCGTATCCCGACGCGGCCACCGGGGTGCGGGAGGAACTCGTCGCGATGCCCGCCCTGCGGCTGGACGCGGCGCTGGTCCACATGAACCGGGCGGACCGCCTGGGCAACGGCCAGTACCTGGGCCCCGACCCGTACTTCGACGATCTGTTCTGCGAGGCCGCGGACACGGCGTACGTCTCCTGCGAGCGGATCGTCGACACGGCGGAGCTGACCAAGGAGGCCGCGCCGCAGACCCTGCTGCTCCAGCGGTCGTCCGTGACGGGCGTGGTGGAGGCGCCGAACGGCGCGCACTTCACGTCGTGCGTCCCTGACTACGGGCGGGACGAGGCCTTCCAGCAGATGTACGCGGCCACGCCCTACGCCGCGTTCGCCGAGCGGTTCCTCGGCGGCGACGAACCCGCCTATCAGAGCGCCGTCCAGGCCTGGCGGAAGGAGCGGGACCAGTGA
- a CDS encoding enoyl-CoA hydratase family protein, translating to MGVSTSSPEKGISVVTVDFPPVNALPVRGWFDLADAVRAAGSDPGVRCVVLRSEGRGFNAGVDIKEMQRDTTGHGALIGANRGCAEAFAAVYECEVPVVAAVHGFCLGGGIGLVGNADAIVASEDATFGLPELDRGALGAATHLARLVPQHLMRALYYTSRTATAAELHTHGSVWRVVPRAELRAAALELAREIAAKDGHLIRLAKAAINGIDPVDVRRSYRFEQGFTFEANLAGVADRVRDTFGKEGPR from the coding sequence ATGGGTGTCTCCACCTCGTCCCCGGAAAAGGGGATTTCCGTCGTCACGGTCGACTTCCCGCCGGTGAACGCGCTGCCGGTGCGGGGCTGGTTCGACCTGGCCGACGCCGTGCGCGCGGCGGGCAGCGACCCCGGGGTCCGCTGTGTCGTCCTGAGATCCGAGGGGCGCGGCTTCAACGCGGGCGTCGACATCAAGGAGATGCAGCGCGACACCACCGGTCACGGCGCGCTGATCGGCGCCAACCGCGGCTGCGCGGAGGCCTTCGCGGCGGTGTACGAGTGCGAGGTGCCCGTGGTCGCGGCGGTGCACGGCTTCTGCCTGGGCGGCGGCATAGGACTGGTGGGGAACGCGGACGCGATCGTGGCGAGCGAGGACGCCACCTTCGGCCTGCCCGAGCTGGACCGCGGCGCGCTCGGCGCGGCCACGCATCTGGCCCGTCTCGTCCCCCAGCATCTGATGCGGGCCCTGTACTACACCTCGCGCACGGCGACGGCGGCCGAGCTGCACACGCACGGCTCGGTGTGGCGGGTCGTACCGCGGGCGGAACTGCGGGCCGCCGCGCTGGAGCTGGCGCGCGAGATAGCGGCCAAGGACGGACACCTCATCCGGCTCGCCAAGGCCGCCATCAACGGCATCGACCCCGTCGACGTGCGCCGCAGCTACCGATTCGAGCAGGGCTTCACCTTCGAGGCCAATCTCGCGGGCGTGGCCGACCGCGTCCGCGACACCTTCGGCAAGGAGGGACCCCGGTGA
- a CDS encoding SDR family oxidoreductase, whose amino-acid sequence MDNPDTLDCGAAAADLGGRTVVVTGGTRGVGAGIARAFTQAGAHVVICARRPPEVPFEQADFVPVDLRDPAAVQTFFDSLPRLDVLVNNAGGAPYRPLAEADAERHARVIELNLTAPLTASIAAYEHLRRARGSIVMIGSVSGSRPSPGSAAYGAAKAGLESLARSMAVEWAPEIRVNTLVVGMVRTELAHLHYGGEDGVAAVARTVPLGRLARPSDIGAAAVFLASDAAAYISGASILVHGGGERPAFLDAATANKDQQGEVG is encoded by the coding sequence GTGGACAACCCGGACACCCTGGATTGCGGAGCCGCCGCCGCGGACCTCGGCGGCCGGACCGTCGTCGTCACCGGAGGCACCCGAGGCGTCGGGGCAGGCATCGCACGGGCCTTCACGCAGGCGGGCGCGCACGTCGTGATCTGCGCCCGACGGCCCCCCGAAGTCCCGTTCGAACAGGCCGACTTCGTCCCCGTCGACCTGCGCGACCCGGCCGCCGTGCAGACCTTCTTCGATTCCCTGCCCCGGCTCGACGTCCTGGTCAACAACGCGGGCGGCGCCCCCTACCGGCCCCTCGCCGAGGCCGACGCCGAGCGGCACGCCCGGGTCATCGAGCTCAACCTCACCGCCCCGCTCACCGCGTCGATCGCCGCGTACGAACACCTCAGGCGGGCCCGCGGCTCGATCGTGATGATCGGCAGCGTGAGCGGGTCGCGGCCCTCGCCCGGTTCAGCGGCCTACGGCGCGGCCAAGGCCGGACTGGAGAGCCTGGCGCGTTCCATGGCCGTCGAGTGGGCGCCCGAGATCCGGGTCAACACCCTGGTCGTCGGCATGGTCCGCACCGAACTGGCCCATCTGCACTACGGCGGCGAGGACGGCGTCGCCGCCGTCGCCCGCACCGTCCCGCTGGGCCGCCTCGCCCGGCCGTCCGACATCGGTGCCGCCGCAGTCTTCCTCGCCTCGGACGCCGCCGCGTACATCAGCGGCGCCTCGATCCTCGTCCACGGAGGCGGCGAACGGCCCGCCTTCCTCGACGCCGCCACCGCCAACAAGGACCAGCAGGGAGAAGTGGGATGA
- a CDS encoding SDR family oxidoreductase — MSARSLCEGRVVIVTGAGRGLGRAHALAYAAEGARLVVNDLGVGLDGTPGPDSPARRVAEEISAAGGEAVAHGGDIATTEGAASLVRTALEAYGRLDTLVNNAGFLRDRTLVNLDEDDWDAVMRVHLKGHFLPLRQAAAHWRAEAKAGRAPDARVVNTSSGAGLLGSAGQGNYSAAKAGIVALTLVAAAELGRYGVQVNAIAPAARTRMTERTFADTMSAPGSGFDAMAPGNVSPLVVWLGSAASAGVTGRVFETEGGRITVMEGWRPGPSADKGARWTPAQAGETARRLLTEAETPGAVYGAR; from the coding sequence ATGAGCGCACGATCGCTGTGTGAGGGGCGGGTCGTGATCGTCACGGGCGCGGGCCGCGGGCTCGGCCGGGCGCACGCGCTGGCGTACGCCGCAGAGGGCGCCCGGCTCGTGGTGAACGACCTCGGCGTCGGCCTCGACGGCACCCCCGGACCCGACAGCCCGGCCCGGCGGGTGGCCGAGGAGATCTCCGCGGCGGGCGGTGAGGCGGTGGCCCACGGCGGGGACATCGCGACGACCGAGGGCGCCGCGTCCCTGGTCCGCACCGCCCTGGAGGCGTACGGGCGACTCGACACGCTCGTCAACAACGCCGGGTTCCTGCGCGACCGGACGCTCGTCAACCTCGACGAGGACGACTGGGACGCGGTGATGCGGGTCCACCTGAAGGGACACTTCCTGCCGCTCAGACAGGCCGCGGCACACTGGCGGGCGGAGGCGAAGGCGGGCCGCGCGCCCGACGCCAGGGTCGTCAACACCAGCAGCGGGGCAGGCCTGCTGGGGTCGGCCGGGCAGGGCAACTACAGCGCCGCCAAAGCAGGCATCGTCGCTCTGACGCTGGTCGCGGCGGCCGAACTGGGACGGTACGGCGTCCAGGTCAACGCCATCGCCCCGGCCGCCCGCACCCGGATGACCGAGCGGACCTTCGCCGACACCATGTCCGCCCCGGGAAGCGGATTCGACGCGATGGCCCCCGGCAATGTCTCGCCGCTCGTCGTCTGGCTCGGATCGGCCGCGAGCGCCGGGGTCACCGGCCGCGTCTTCGAGACCGAGGGCGGCCGGATCACGGTGATGGAGGGCTGGCGGCCGGGCCCGAGCGCCGACAAGGGGGCCCGCTGGACCCCGGCGCAAGCGGGCGAGACGGCCCGCAGACTCCTCACGGAGGCGGAGACCCCGGGGGCGGTGTACGGCGCGCGCTAG
- a CDS encoding ankyrin repeat domain-containing protein, with protein sequence MSANDPTARLFPALYEGDEDAVVRLLRAGVSAEAVDEDGQSALYVAAVSDRPGIVRLLLATGADPDRLSLGTDAPLCGAACGGHTEVVRALLAAGANPDTVEAFGFTALTWALRRGHTAVTRALLAAGADPDRPGPAGEPPLVTAAHRGSTGCVRDLLAHGAGARGEALAEARRLLGVGVETELLAGLARAHGPGHPSVTHRRPSPEGVTVEVQLLDVQGRPFAGDDLQTGHAEIVTVLKASTTRPRR encoded by the coding sequence ATGAGCGCGAACGACCCCACCGCACGGCTCTTCCCCGCCCTGTACGAGGGGGACGAGGACGCGGTCGTACGGCTGCTGCGCGCCGGGGTGAGCGCCGAGGCGGTCGACGAGGACGGCCAGAGCGCCTTGTACGTCGCGGCGGTGAGTGACCGGCCCGGCATCGTCCGGCTGCTGCTGGCCACGGGTGCCGACCCCGACCGCCTCAGCCTGGGCACGGACGCTCCCCTGTGCGGTGCGGCCTGCGGTGGTCATACGGAGGTGGTCCGCGCCCTGCTCGCGGCCGGGGCGAACCCGGACACCGTGGAGGCGTTCGGTTTCACCGCGCTGACCTGGGCGCTGCGGCGGGGGCACACCGCGGTGACGCGGGCGCTCCTCGCGGCGGGCGCGGACCCGGACCGGCCGGGACCGGCGGGCGAGCCCCCGCTGGTGACGGCCGCGCACCGGGGTTCCACCGGCTGTGTGCGGGATCTGCTCGCGCACGGGGCGGGCGCGCGGGGCGAGGCGCTGGCGGAGGCCCGCCGCCTGCTCGGTGTGGGCGTCGAGACCGAGCTCCTCGCGGGTCTCGCCCGCGCGCACGGCCCCGGCCACCCCTCGGTCACCCACCGCCGTCCGTCCCCCGAGGGCGTGACGGTCGAGGTCCAGCTCCTCGACGTCCAGGGACGGCCCTTCGCGGGCGACGACCTCCAGACCGGCCACGCGGAGATCGTCACCGTGCTGAAGGCGAGTACGACACGCCCCCGGCGCTGA
- a CDS encoding S1 family peptidase, giving the protein MKSLKKPGVLRRLLAVGAVALAAVSLQPLTAHAAPEPVVGGTRAAQGEFPFMVRLSMGCGGALYTKSIVLTAAHCVNGSGNNTSITATAGVVDLQSSAAVKVKSTKVLQAPGYNGKGKDWALIKLAKPIEQPTLKLATNTAYNNGNFTIAGWGATREGGGQQRYLLKATVPFVDDATCQQAYGSDLVPSDEICAGFVTQGGVDTCQGDSGGPMFRKDDTGAYLQVGIVSWGQGCAEPGYPGVYSEVSTFAADIARAAAGL; this is encoded by the coding sequence TTGAAGTCTCTCAAGAAGCCCGGCGTCCTCAGAAGACTGCTCGCCGTCGGCGCGGTCGCGCTCGCCGCCGTGTCCCTGCAGCCACTGACCGCGCACGCCGCGCCCGAACCCGTCGTCGGCGGGACACGTGCCGCCCAGGGCGAGTTCCCGTTCATGGTCCGCCTCTCCATGGGCTGCGGCGGAGCCCTCTACACCAAGAGCATCGTCCTGACCGCCGCTCACTGCGTGAACGGCTCGGGCAACAACACCTCCATCACCGCCACCGCCGGCGTCGTGGACCTGCAGAGCTCGGCCGCCGTCAAGGTCAAGTCGACGAAGGTGCTCCAGGCCCCCGGCTACAACGGCAAGGGCAAGGACTGGGCCCTCATCAAACTCGCCAAACCCATCGAGCAGCCCACCCTGAAGCTCGCCACCAACACCGCCTACAACAACGGGAACTTCACCATCGCCGGCTGGGGCGCCACCCGCGAAGGCGGCGGACAGCAGCGCTACCTGCTCAAGGCCACCGTCCCCTTCGTCGACGACGCCACCTGTCAGCAGGCGTACGGCAGCGACCTCGTCCCCAGCGACGAGATCTGCGCCGGATTCGTCACCCAGGGCGGCGTCGACACCTGCCAGGGAGACTCCGGCGGCCCCATGTTCCGCAAGGACGACACGGGCGCCTACCTCCAGGTCGGGATCGTCAGCTGGGGCCAGGGCTGCGCGGAACCCGGGTACCCCGGCGTGTACAGCGAGGTCTCGACCTTCGCCGCCGACATAGCGCGGGCCGCCGCCGGCCTGTGA
- a CDS encoding chorismate mutase: MSTSKPQEVDPAVGAELARLRDSIDNIDAAVVHMLAERFKCTQQVGHLKAAHQLPPADPSREAHQIARLRRLAENAKLDPAFAEKLLNFIIAEVIRHHERIADDAGTATAHPGE; this comes from the coding sequence ATGAGCACCAGCAAGCCCCAGGAAGTCGATCCCGCCGTCGGCGCCGAACTCGCCCGGCTGCGCGACAGCATCGACAACATCGACGCCGCCGTCGTCCACATGCTCGCCGAGCGCTTCAAGTGCACCCAGCAGGTCGGCCACCTCAAAGCCGCCCACCAGCTCCCGCCCGCCGACCCCTCCCGCGAGGCGCACCAGATCGCCCGGCTCCGCCGCCTCGCCGAGAACGCGAAGCTGGATCCGGCCTTCGCCGAAAAACTGCTGAATTTCATCATCGCCGAGGTCATCCGGCACCACGAGCGCATCGCGGACGACGCGGGCACCGCCACGGCCCACCCGGGGGAGTGA
- a CDS encoding response regulator: MPSDAKILIVDDHEDTLYALENVLAPLGHRVVRATGGDEALKEVLRGQVALLLLDVRMPGVGGLDVVRYLRGLEQTQHIPVILLTGFGPDAALTANAFALGVADLLMKPVDPWALRTKVRYLYEAQRRHHALEAELRELRALVKERAPDPALAHPDGRVPGRRRPEPDPRPPREGPPEPGEDRREPGKDPREPHEPSGTQEYH; this comes from the coding sequence ATGCCGTCGGATGCCAAGATCCTCATCGTCGACGACCACGAGGACACCCTGTACGCCCTGGAGAACGTCCTGGCCCCGCTCGGCCACCGGGTCGTGCGGGCCACCGGCGGCGACGAGGCGCTCAAAGAAGTCCTGCGCGGCCAGGTCGCCCTGCTCCTCCTCGACGTACGCATGCCCGGCGTCGGCGGCCTCGACGTGGTCCGCTACCTGCGGGGCCTGGAACAGACCCAGCACATCCCCGTCATCCTGCTCACCGGCTTCGGCCCGGACGCCGCGCTCACCGCCAACGCCTTCGCCCTCGGCGTCGCCGACCTCCTGATGAAGCCGGTCGACCCCTGGGCCCTGCGCACCAAGGTCCGCTACCTGTACGAGGCCCAGCGCCGCCACCACGCCCTCGAAGCGGAGCTGCGCGAACTGCGCGCCCTCGTCAAGGAACGCGCCCCGGACCCCGCCCTCGCCCACCCCGACGGACGCGTCCCCGGCCGCCGCCGCCCCGAACCGGACCCACGCCCACCGCGGGAGGGCCCGCCCGAGCCGGGTGAGGACCGACGGGAGCCCGGAAAGGACCCACGCGAACCCCACGAGCCCAGCGGGACCCAGGAATACCACTGA
- the pepN gene encoding aminopeptidase N, producing the protein MSVLTRDEAQTRAKLLDVHHYGIELDLTGGDETFGSLTVIRFTARADADTFVELKPAELRSVTLDGRPLDPGTLDENRLPLEGLTAGEHELRVDATMRYSRTGEGMHRFTDPTDGATYLYTQLFMEDVQRVFAAFDQPDLKSVFELSLTAPEGWTVLANSVTEHLGGGLWKAAPTPLISTYLVAVAAGPWHSVRTEHRGLPFGLHCRRSLAPYLDADAEEILDITRACYDRYHEKFDEPYPFDSYDQAFVPEFNAGAMENPGLVTFRDDFIYRSAVTDTERQTRAMVIAHEMAHMWFGDLVTLRWWDDIWLNESFAEYMGYQTLTEATRFTDTWVDFGVARKSWGYDADQRPSTHPVAPDPDAVPDTASAMLNFDGISYAKGASALRQLVAWLGEKDFLAGINTHFARHKFANATLADFIDNLASATERDVHAWADAWLRTTGVDTLRPAVTEADGHWHLTVDHEGSRPHRITVGAYDTVPGEDNRLTARDRFELDVPQSESVTPRPGRRPDLLLLNDGDLSYAKVRFDPTSFRTVRAALSGLPDPLTRAVVWNALRDAVRDGELPAMAYIEAARTHLPRETDLALVQGILSFATAHVADRYLRPEQRPTALATLTDLCRDLIRRTEDGSQPGLRLTAVRHLIDVAAHPDTISAWFSEGTVPGGPELDPELRWRILGRLAVLGAVDDAVIDAELVQDPSATGQEGAARCRAALPDPEAKRAAWEAMFASDDLSNYLFTATAQGFWQPEQTDLVRDYVERFWADAVAVAARRGPAIAEAAGRWAFPASAVTPETLALGENCLRDADPIPALRRKLTDQLDDLARALRVRQA; encoded by the coding sequence ATGTCCGTACTGACGCGCGACGAAGCGCAGACCCGTGCCAAGCTCCTCGACGTCCACCACTACGGGATCGAACTCGATCTGACCGGAGGGGACGAGACCTTCGGCTCCCTGACCGTCATCCGGTTCACCGCCCGCGCCGACGCGGACACCTTCGTCGAGCTGAAGCCCGCCGAACTGCGCTCCGTGACCCTCGACGGCCGGCCCCTCGACCCGGGCACCCTCGACGAGAACCGGCTGCCCCTCGAGGGCCTCACCGCCGGCGAGCACGAACTGCGCGTCGACGCCACCATGCGCTACTCCCGCACCGGGGAGGGCATGCACCGCTTCACCGATCCCACCGACGGCGCGACCTACCTCTACACCCAGCTCTTCATGGAAGACGTCCAGCGCGTCTTCGCCGCCTTCGACCAGCCCGACCTCAAGTCCGTCTTCGAACTCTCCCTCACCGCACCCGAAGGCTGGACCGTCCTCGCCAACAGCGTCACCGAACACCTCGGCGGCGGCCTCTGGAAAGCCGCCCCCACCCCCCTGATCTCCACCTACCTCGTCGCCGTCGCGGCCGGACCCTGGCACTCCGTACGCACCGAGCACCGCGGCCTCCCCTTCGGCCTCCACTGCCGCCGCTCCCTCGCCCCGTACCTGGACGCCGACGCCGAGGAGATCCTCGACATCACCCGCGCCTGCTACGACCGCTACCACGAGAAGTTCGACGAGCCCTACCCCTTCGACTCCTACGACCAGGCGTTCGTCCCCGAATTCAACGCCGGCGCCATGGAGAACCCCGGACTCGTCACCTTCCGCGACGACTTCATCTACCGCTCCGCCGTCACCGACACCGAGCGGCAGACCCGCGCCATGGTCATCGCCCACGAAATGGCCCACATGTGGTTCGGCGACCTCGTCACCCTGCGCTGGTGGGACGACATCTGGCTCAACGAGTCCTTCGCCGAGTACATGGGCTACCAGACCCTCACCGAAGCCACCCGCTTCACCGACACCTGGGTCGACTTCGGCGTCGCCCGCAAGTCCTGGGGCTACGACGCGGACCAGCGCCCCTCCACCCACCCCGTCGCCCCCGACCCGGACGCCGTCCCCGACACCGCGTCCGCAATGCTCAACTTCGACGGCATCTCCTACGCCAAGGGCGCCTCGGCCCTGCGCCAACTCGTGGCCTGGCTCGGCGAGAAGGACTTCCTCGCCGGCATCAACACCCACTTCGCCCGCCACAAGTTCGCCAACGCCACCCTCGCCGACTTCATCGACAACCTCGCCTCCGCCACCGAACGCGACGTACACGCCTGGGCCGACGCCTGGCTGCGCACCACCGGCGTCGACACCCTCAGGCCCGCCGTCACCGAAGCCGACGGCCACTGGCACCTCACCGTCGACCACGAGGGCAGCCGCCCCCACCGCATCACCGTCGGCGCCTACGACACCGTCCCCGGCGAGGACAACAGGCTGACCGCCCGCGACCGCTTCGAACTCGACGTCCCCCAGAGCGAATCCGTGACGCCCCGCCCCGGCCGCCGCCCCGACCTGCTCCTCCTCAACGACGGCGACCTCAGCTACGCCAAGGTCCGCTTCGACCCCACCTCCTTCCGGACCGTACGAGCCGCTCTATCCGGCCTCCCCGACCCCCTCACCCGGGCCGTCGTCTGGAACGCCCTGCGCGACGCCGTACGCGACGGCGAACTGCCCGCCATGGCCTACATCGAGGCCGCCCGCACCCACCTGCCCCGCGAGACCGACCTCGCCCTCGTCCAGGGCATCCTCTCCTTCGCGACCGCCCATGTCGCCGACCGCTACCTCCGCCCCGAGCAGCGCCCCACCGCCCTCGCCACCCTCACCGACCTGTGCCGCGACCTCATCCGCCGCACCGAGGACGGCTCCCAGCCCGGCCTGCGCCTCACCGCCGTACGCCACCTCATCGACGTCGCCGCCCACCCCGACACCATCAGCGCCTGGTTCTCCGAGGGCACCGTCCCCGGCGGCCCCGAACTCGACCCCGAACTGCGCTGGCGCATCCTCGGCCGGCTCGCCGTCCTCGGCGCCGTCGACGACGCCGTGATCGACGCCGAACTCGTCCAGGACCCCAGCGCCACCGGCCAGGAGGGCGCCGCCCGCTGCCGCGCCGCCCTGCCCGACCCGGAAGCCAAACGCGCCGCCTGGGAGGCCATGTTCGCCTCCGACGACCTCTCCAACTACCTGTTCACCGCCACCGCCCAGGGCTTCTGGCAACCCGAACAGACCGACCTCGTCCGCGACTACGTCGAGCGCTTCTGGGCCGACGCCGTGGCCGTCGCCGCACGACGCGGCCCCGCCATCGCCGAAGCCGCCGGCCGCTGGGCCTTCCCCGCCAGCGCCGTCACCCCCGAGACCCTCGCCCTCGGCGAGAACTGCCTGCGCGACGCCGACCCCATCCCGGCCCTGCGCCGCAAACTCACCGACCAACTCGACGACCTCGCACGGGCCTTGCGGGTGAGGCAGGCCTAG